The following are encoded in a window of Balaenoptera ricei isolate mBalRic1 chromosome 1, mBalRic1.hap2, whole genome shotgun sequence genomic DNA:
- the LOC132350742 gene encoding eukaryotic translation initiation factor 4E type 2-like, giving the protein MNNKFDALKDDDSGDQDQNEENSTRKDGEKEKTERDKSQSSSKRKAVVPGPAEHPLQYNYTFWYSRRTPGRPTSSQSYEQNIKQIGIFASVEQFWRFYSRMVHPGDLTGHSDFHLFKEGIKPMWKDDANKNGGKWIIQLRKGLASRCWETLILAMLGEQFTVGEEICGAVVSVRFREDIISIWNKTASDQATTARIRDTLRRVLNLPPNTIMEYKTHTDSIKDNSSFRNTKITL; this is encoded by the coding sequence ATGAACAACAAGTTCGACGCGTTGAAAGATGACGACAGTGGGGACCAGGATCAGAATGAAGAAAACAGCACACGGAAAGATGGTGAGAAGGAAAAAACGGAACGAGACAAGAGTCAGAGCAGCAGCAAGAGGAAGGCTGTTGTCCCTGGGCCAGCAGAGCACCCCCTGCAGTATAACTACACTTTCTGGTACTCCAGGAGAACCCCTGGCCGTCCCACCAGCTCACAGAGCTACGAACAGAATATCAAACAGATTGGCATCTTTGCCTCTGTGGAGCAGTTCTGGAGGTTTTACAGCCGCATGGTACATCCCGGGGACCTGACAGGCCACAGTGACTTCCATCTCTTCAAAGAAGGAATTAAACCCATGTGGAAGGATGATGCAAATAAAAATGGTGGCAAGTGGATTATTCAGCTGCGGAAGGGCTTGGCATCCCGTTGTTGGGAGACTCTCATCCTGGCCATGTTGGGGGAACAGTTCACGGTTGGGGAGGAGATCTGTGGGGCTGTGGTCTCTGTCCGGTTTCGGGAGGACATTATTTCAATATGGAATAAGACTGCCAGTGACCAAGCCACCACAGCCCGCATCCGGGATACGCTTCGGCGAGTGCTTAACCTACCTCCCAACACCATTATGGAATACAAAACCCACACCGACAGCATCAAGGACAATTCAAGCTTTCGAAATACAAAAATCACATTGTGA